Proteins encoded together in one Chitinophaga sp. LS1 window:
- a CDS encoding RagB/SusD family nutrient uptake outer membrane protein yields MKKLSILIMLGGIAFAGCNKQLDDQPQSSTSQATYWATATDATNAVNNCYTRLGDVDNRIFISCATDDSYSWSDWPSDVRLVGNGSASISTGTFANFWSNLYHMIATCNDVMDNIDRVTMDADLKARLKGETRFIRAYAYQQLIGLYGDVVFRDHTPTTAEFSIARTPRATVAKWIVDEVDAIAPDLPISYGTADQGRITRGAALALKARTLLYEGDYTNAATAAKAVMDLGYYQIDANYNSLFNGSNKNSLELILTAGYVKTTHPSAMATWVGGPSMGGWSQVVPLQSLVDAYECTDGLPIDQSPLYDAANPFKNRDPRLRKVVVTPGDTLNGVVIDVTNKNGLDALGKNNASFTGYYYKKYVPTDIDGNWDSNSYNDMVLIRYAEVLLTYAESKIELNQIDQSVYDAINLVRQRPGVGMPAVTATTAPTQAALREVVRRERHVEFPMEDNRIFDIRRWKIAETVMPGVAHGILNNYDATRSDYGSNVVIETRKFTNPRDYLWPVPQSEISVNTAALPNNTGW; encoded by the coding sequence ATGAAGAAATTATCGATATTAATCATGCTGGGTGGAATCGCATTTGCCGGTTGTAATAAACAACTGGACGATCAGCCACAATCCAGTACCAGCCAGGCAACTTACTGGGCTACTGCTACAGATGCCACCAATGCTGTGAACAATTGTTATACCCGTCTCGGTGATGTGGATAACCGTATCTTCATTTCCTGTGCTACAGATGATAGCTACAGCTGGAGCGACTGGCCAAGTGATGTGAGGCTGGTAGGTAACGGAAGTGCTTCTATCAGTACAGGTACCTTCGCAAATTTTTGGAGTAATCTATATCATATGATTGCCACCTGCAATGATGTGATGGATAATATAGACAGGGTGACTATGGATGCTGACCTGAAAGCACGTCTGAAAGGTGAAACCCGTTTTATCCGTGCATATGCTTATCAGCAGCTGATAGGATTGTATGGTGATGTGGTGTTCAGAGATCATACGCCTACTACAGCTGAATTTTCTATTGCACGTACACCACGCGCTACTGTTGCCAAGTGGATTGTAGACGAAGTGGATGCCATTGCACCAGATCTGCCTATATCCTACGGTACTGCTGATCAGGGTAGAATTACCCGTGGTGCAGCGTTAGCACTGAAAGCACGTACACTGCTGTATGAAGGTGATTATACCAATGCGGCTACTGCTGCAAAGGCAGTGATGGACCTGGGGTATTACCAGATCGATGCGAACTACAACAGTCTGTTTAATGGTTCAAACAAGAACAGTTTGGAACTCATTTTAACTGCTGGTTATGTAAAGACAACACATCCAAGTGCAATGGCTACCTGGGTAGGTGGTCCTTCAATGGGTGGATGGTCACAGGTAGTTCCATTGCAGTCACTGGTAGATGCGTATGAATGTACAGACGGTTTGCCGATCGATCAGTCACCGCTGTATGATGCAGCGAACCCTTTCAAAAATCGTGACCCACGTTTGAGAAAAGTAGTGGTAACACCGGGTGATACCCTGAATGGTGTGGTGATTGATGTAACAAATAAGAATGGCCTGGATGCATTAGGTAAAAACAATGCTTCATTCACTGGTTATTATTATAAGAAATATGTACCTACCGATATTGATGGTAACTGGGATAGTAACTCTTACAATGACATGGTGCTGATACGCTATGCAGAAGTATTGCTCACCTATGCAGAGTCAAAGATCGAACTGAACCAGATCGACCAGTCTGTATATGATGCGATCAATCTGGTAAGACAGCGTCCGGGTGTAGGTATGCCTGCGGTAACGGCAACGACCGCTCCTACACAGGCAGCACTGAGAGAAGTGGTACGTCGTGAAAGACATGTGGAGTTCCCAATGGAAGACAACCGCATTTTCGACATCCGTCGCTGGAAAATAGCTGAGACAGTGATGCCGGGAGTCGCGCATGGTATCCTGAATAATTATGATGCTACCCGTTCTGATTATGGTAGCAATGTGGTGATTGAAACAAGGAAATTTACCAATCCCCGCGATTATCTCTGGCCGGTACCACAGTCCGAAATTTCTGTGAATACGGCAGCATTGCCGAACAACACAGGATGGTGA
- the cdd gene encoding cytidine deaminase, whose translation MDNQKFTFEYTSYNDSSELSQADEKLLNEARKVTENAYAPYSNFYVGAIIQLENGATVPGTNQENASYPVGICAERTALSTASSLYPGVGIDTIAVSYNNKNGGKNDAPISPCGICRQTISEYENRQHKPIRIIMSGQSGKVYILQTAQYLLPFGFTAEDME comes from the coding sequence ATGGACAATCAAAAATTTACATTCGAATACACCTCTTACAATGATAGTAGCGAGCTCTCTCAGGCAGATGAAAAACTGCTCAACGAAGCCCGCAAAGTCACGGAAAACGCCTATGCACCTTACTCCAATTTTTACGTAGGCGCCATCATTCAATTAGAGAATGGAGCAACCGTACCCGGTACCAACCAGGAAAACGCGAGTTACCCTGTAGGTATCTGTGCAGAAAGAACGGCCTTGTCAACTGCGTCTTCCTTATATCCCGGCGTAGGCATCGATACCATCGCTGTTAGTTATAACAACAAGAACGGTGGTAAGAATGACGCCCCCATTTCTCCCTGTGGCATCTGCCGCCAGACCATTTCTGAATACGAAAACAGGCAACATAAACCTATCCGTATCATCATGAGTGGACAGAGCGGGAAAGTGTACATCCTGCAGACAGCCCAATACCTGCTGCCATTCGGATTCACTGCTGAAGATATGGAGTAG
- a CDS encoding serine O-acetyltransferase yields the protein MQQLLEELRRRHQQAAATAYPSTSAVNEFANNFINWLFPEYQGKVMPDVVLLEEYAHMLQSSLQHLLQPMQPQLPADAAKLSQQFMAQAPDIYDSLNKDAEALLQGDPAATCLYEVIRAYPGFYAIAFYRIAHALQKLHVPLLPRMITEQAHSRTGIDIHPAAVIAPYFCMDHGTGIVIGETTEIGAHVKLYQGVTLGALSVDKDMARSKRHPTIEDHVVIYAGATILGGDTVVGHHSIIGGNVWLIKSTDPFSRIYYRADGSMNTVNV from the coding sequence ATGCAACAACTTTTAGAAGAATTAAGGAGAAGGCATCAGCAAGCTGCTGCAACCGCCTATCCCTCGACTAGCGCTGTAAACGAGTTTGCGAATAATTTTATCAACTGGTTATTTCCCGAATATCAGGGGAAAGTAATGCCAGATGTGGTGTTGTTAGAAGAATACGCGCATATGTTGCAATCCTCATTGCAACACCTTTTACAACCCATGCAACCACAATTGCCTGCGGATGCTGCTAAGTTGAGCCAGCAATTTATGGCGCAGGCGCCAGATATTTATGATTCATTGAATAAAGATGCAGAAGCATTGTTGCAGGGTGACCCTGCCGCTACCTGCCTTTATGAGGTAATCAGGGCATATCCCGGGTTTTATGCGATAGCATTTTACCGTATAGCCCATGCTTTACAAAAACTGCACGTCCCCCTCCTGCCCCGTATGATCACGGAACAGGCACATAGCCGTACTGGTATCGACATTCACCCTGCTGCGGTCATCGCTCCTTACTTCTGCATGGACCATGGCACTGGCATCGTGATTGGTGAAACCACCGAAATTGGTGCGCATGTAAAACTGTATCAAGGCGTTACATTGGGCGCCCTGAGTGTAGACAAGGATATGGCGAGGAGCAAAAGACACCCGACGATCGAAGATCATGTTGTAATTTATGCCGGCGCCACCATTTTGGGTGGAGATACCGTGGTAGGTCACCACAGCATTATCGGTGGTAATGTATGGCTGATCAAGAGCACGGACCCTTTCAGCAGGATCTATTATAGGGCGGACGGGAGTATGAACACAGTGAACGTGTGA
- a CDS encoding pyruvate dehydrogenase complex E1 component subunit beta encodes MRQIAFRQALREALQEEMRRDERVFLMGEEVAEYNGAYKVSQGMLDEFGEKRVIDTPIAELGFTAIGVGAAQNGLRPVLEFMTWNFAVLALDQILNTASKMLAMSGGQVGCPIVFRGPNGSAGQLGAQHSTAFESYYANIPGLKVISVSNPYDAKGLLKAAIRDNDPVVFMESEQMYGDMGEVPEEEYIIPIGKADIKRAGRDVTIVSFNKMMKVALGAAEELAKEGIEAEVIDLRTIRPLDWFTILESVKKTNRLVIVEEQWPFASISSEISYRIQKEGFDYLDAPIRRITAVDAPMHYAPNLVKLYLPDIERTVKLVKEVMYMKK; translated from the coding sequence ATGCGTCAGATAGCTTTCAGACAAGCCTTACGAGAAGCCTTACAGGAAGAAATGCGCCGTGACGAGCGGGTTTTCCTGATGGGAGAGGAAGTAGCCGAATATAACGGAGCCTACAAAGTTAGCCAGGGAATGCTGGATGAATTTGGGGAAAAAAGAGTGATTGATACCCCTATCGCCGAGCTGGGTTTCACAGCAATCGGTGTAGGTGCTGCTCAGAACGGACTTCGTCCTGTTCTGGAATTCATGACCTGGAACTTCGCCGTACTGGCCCTGGACCAGATCCTGAATACTGCTTCTAAAATGCTCGCTATGAGTGGTGGACAGGTAGGTTGCCCGATCGTATTCCGTGGCCCTAACGGTTCCGCTGGTCAGCTGGGTGCTCAGCACTCCACTGCTTTTGAAAGTTACTATGCAAATATCCCAGGTTTAAAGGTGATATCTGTTTCCAACCCATACGATGCTAAAGGTCTGCTGAAAGCGGCTATCCGCGACAACGACCCGGTTGTGTTCATGGAAAGTGAGCAGATGTACGGTGATATGGGTGAAGTGCCTGAAGAAGAATACATCATCCCTATCGGGAAAGCTGATATCAAACGCGCTGGTAGAGACGTTACCATCGTTTCTTTCAATAAAATGATGAAAGTTGCACTGGGTGCAGCTGAAGAACTGGCTAAAGAAGGTATCGAAGCTGAAGTGATCGACCTCCGTACCATCCGTCCGCTGGACTGGTTCACCATCCTGGAGTCTGTTAAAAAGACTAACCGCCTGGTGATCGTTGAAGAACAGTGGCCATTCGCCAGCATTTCTTCTGAGATCTCCTACAGGATCCAGAAAGAAGGCTTTGACTACCTGGATGCGCCTATCCGTCGCATCACAGCAGTGGATGCACCTATGCACTACGCACCAAACCTGGTGAAACTGTACCTGCCGGATATCGAAAGAACAGTGAAACTGGTGAAGGAAGTAATGTACATGAAGAAGTAA
- a CDS encoding nuclear transport factor 2 family protein, with protein MKAFFLCSFCLISSHLFAQVADTSALYKAIKTGDSLIFDIGFNTCNLAPYNDIFADDFRFYHDKGGITFGKAAFIESMQTGICKKENKLERFLVPGTLQVFPLANNGVLYGAIENGDHAFFSTEKGKPRYQTGVARFTIVWLLVDGKWKATEALSYDHRAK; from the coding sequence ATGAAAGCCTTCTTCCTTTGTAGTTTTTGTTTGATCAGTAGTCATCTGTTCGCCCAGGTAGCCGATACCAGCGCCCTTTATAAAGCCATCAAAACGGGTGACAGCCTGATCTTCGATATCGGTTTCAACACCTGCAACCTCGCACCCTACAATGACATCTTCGCAGATGATTTCCGTTTTTATCATGATAAAGGGGGTATCACCTTTGGCAAAGCAGCCTTTATCGAAAGCATGCAAACCGGCATCTGCAAAAAGGAGAATAAGTTAGAAAGGTTTTTAGTTCCCGGTACACTACAGGTCTTTCCATTGGCAAACAATGGTGTACTCTATGGTGCTATTGAAAATGGTGACCATGCCTTTTTTAGCACAGAGAAAGGAAAGCCCCGTTACCAGACAGGTGTGGCGAGATTCACAATCGTCTGGCTATTGGTCGATGGAAAGTGGAAAGCGACCGAAGCATTGAGCTATGATCATCGTGCAAAGTAG
- the cysM gene encoding cysteine synthase CysM translates to MQGKGILDLVGNTPMVTLKNISANPNVTILAKLEGNNPGGSVKDRAAYGMIKGALDRGELKPGIKLIEATSGNTGIALAMIASLFGVEIELVMPEDATRERVLTMEAFGAKVILTPKEQSMEGSIDYANAQVAKGGYHMLNQFGNPDNYNMHYKTTGPEIWRDTEGTVTHFVSAMGTTGTIMGVSKYLKEVSEAVQIVGCQPTDGSKIPGIRKWPEAYLPKIFDRQRVDRIMDIAEDEARAMTRRLAKEEGVFCGMSSGGAVSAAERLSKELDKGVIVCIICDRGDRYLSSDLFG, encoded by the coding sequence ATGCAAGGAAAAGGAATATTGGATTTGGTAGGCAATACGCCTATGGTAACGCTGAAGAACATTAGCGCCAATCCGAATGTGACCATTCTGGCCAAGCTGGAAGGCAACAATCCGGGAGGTAGTGTGAAAGACAGGGCGGCCTATGGCATGATCAAAGGCGCACTGGACAGAGGGGAACTGAAGCCCGGTATTAAACTGATAGAAGCGACCAGCGGCAATACAGGTATTGCACTGGCTATGATCGCCAGCCTGTTTGGCGTAGAGATAGAACTGGTAATGCCGGAAGATGCTACCCGCGAAAGAGTATTGACCATGGAAGCCTTTGGGGCCAAAGTGATCCTCACGCCCAAGGAGCAATCTATGGAAGGGTCTATTGATTATGCCAATGCCCAGGTGGCCAAAGGCGGTTATCATATGCTGAACCAGTTCGGCAACCCTGACAACTATAACATGCACTATAAAACCACAGGACCTGAGATATGGAGAGATACCGAAGGTACGGTGACACATTTTGTAAGTGCCATGGGTACTACGGGTACCATTATGGGAGTGTCTAAATACCTGAAGGAGGTGAGTGAAGCGGTGCAGATCGTAGGTTGTCAGCCAACGGATGGGTCTAAGATACCTGGTATCCGGAAATGGCCGGAGGCTTACCTGCCAAAGATCTTTGATCGTCAGCGGGTAGACAGGATCATGGATATAGCGGAGGACGAGGCAAGAGCCATGACAAGGAGATTGGCGAAGGAAGAAGGGGTATTTTGTGGGATGAGTAGTGGTGGTGCGGTGTCTGCGGCGGAGCGGTTATCGAAGGAGCTGGATAAAGGCGTGATTGTATGTATTATTTGTGACAGGGGAGATCGGTATTTGTCTTCAGATTTATTTGGTTGA
- a CDS encoding sigma-54-dependent transcriptional regulator, translated as MANILIIDDEKSIRKTLSEILSYEGYKVDEAADGAEGFKMFKEKQYDAVLCDIKMPKMDGLEFLEKAKEANPDVPIVMVSGHGNIDTAVDAVKKGAYDYISKPPDLNRLLVTLRNAMDKSTLVAETKVLRRKVNRTQEMIGQSAPILKIRETIEKVAPTDARVLVTGENGVGKELVARWLHERSHRASGPIIEVNCAAIPSELIESELFGHEKGSFTSAVKQRIGKFEQASGGTLFLDEIGDMSLSAQAKVLRALQEGKITRVGGDKEISVDVRVVAATNKDLLKEVEDKNFRLDLYHRLSVILIHVPSLNDRRDDIPALVEHFLESACQEYGMAKKGIEKDAMKALQNHNWSGNIRELGNVVARLVILSGKTITSEDVVDYVVPNREKKKVNA; from the coding sequence ATGGCCAACATTCTGATAATAGATGACGAAAAAAGTATCCGCAAAACACTGTCGGAGATCTTAAGCTACGAAGGTTACAAGGTAGACGAAGCTGCTGACGGCGCCGAAGGCTTTAAGATGTTCAAAGAAAAGCAGTATGATGCGGTCCTTTGCGATATTAAAATGCCTAAAATGGATGGGCTGGAATTTCTGGAAAAAGCAAAAGAAGCAAATCCGGATGTTCCCATTGTGATGGTGTCAGGCCATGGCAATATCGATACAGCGGTGGATGCCGTGAAAAAAGGAGCCTATGATTATATCTCCAAACCTCCGGATCTGAACAGGTTGTTAGTCACCCTGCGCAACGCGATGGACAAAAGTACCCTGGTGGCAGAAACCAAAGTACTCCGCCGCAAAGTGAACAGAACCCAGGAAATGATCGGCCAGTCAGCTCCTATCCTGAAGATCAGGGAAACCATCGAAAAGGTGGCGCCTACTGATGCCCGTGTACTGGTAACCGGTGAAAACGGGGTAGGTAAGGAACTGGTAGCCCGCTGGCTCCATGAGCGTAGCCACCGTGCTTCCGGCCCTATCATAGAAGTAAACTGCGCTGCTATTCCAAGCGAACTGATAGAAAGTGAGCTCTTTGGTCATGAAAAAGGTTCCTTCACCTCTGCCGTAAAGCAACGTATCGGTAAATTCGAACAGGCCAGCGGTGGTACCCTCTTCCTTGACGAAATTGGCGATATGAGCCTCAGTGCACAGGCCAAGGTACTCCGTGCCTTGCAGGAAGGTAAGATCACCCGCGTAGGTGGCGATAAGGAGATCAGCGTAGATGTTCGTGTGGTAGCCGCTACCAACAAAGACCTGCTGAAAGAAGTGGAAGACAAGAACTTCCGTCTGGACCTGTATCACCGTCTCTCCGTGATCCTGATTCACGTACCTTCTCTGAACGATCGTCGTGACGACATCCCTGCCCTGGTAGAACACTTCCTGGAAAGTGCCTGTCAGGAATATGGTATGGCAAAGAAAGGTATTGAGAAGGATGCCATGAAAGCGCTCCAAAACCACAACTGGTCCGGTAATATCCGTGAACTGGGCAACGTGGTAGCGAGATTGGTCATTCTTTCCGGCAAGACCATCACTTCTGAAGATGTAGTGGACTATGTAGTGCCTAACAGAGAAAAGAAGAAAGTGAATGCATAA
- a CDS encoding acetyl-CoA C-acyltransferase has protein sequence MKDVFIVAAVRTPIGSFNGALSTLPATRMGAIVIKAALEKAGVAASAVNELFMGNVLSANLGQAPANQASIYAGLPNTVPCTTVNKVCASGMKSIMLGAQSIMLGDNDVVVAGGMENMSAVPYYLDKGRNGYKLGHGTLSDGIIRDGLWDPYKDFHMGNAAEICATEYRISREEQDEYASRSYKLAAAAFEKGYFKDEIVPVEIPGKTVVTVAEDEDYKKVNFEKIPTLKPTFQKDGTITAANASNINDGAAAVVLVSGEKLQELGLKPLAKIISFADASQAPEWFTTTPVKAVNNALKKAGMTIDQMDFAEINEAFSCVPIANQRDLGLDMNKVNVWGGAVALGHPVGCSGARIVVTLNSILHQNNAKYGVAGICNGGGGASAIIIERV, from the coding sequence ATGAAAGACGTATTTATAGTCGCCGCTGTGCGTACCCCCATAGGCTCGTTTAATGGCGCCTTGTCGACCCTGCCAGCTACCCGGATGGGAGCAATTGTAATCAAAGCCGCTTTGGAAAAAGCCGGTGTGGCAGCAAGTGCTGTCAATGAATTATTTATGGGCAATGTACTCAGTGCCAACCTGGGACAGGCACCTGCCAATCAGGCAAGTATTTATGCCGGTTTACCAAATACAGTACCTTGTACTACGGTAAATAAGGTATGTGCTTCCGGCATGAAATCCATCATGCTGGGCGCCCAGAGTATTATGCTGGGTGATAATGATGTGGTGGTAGCTGGTGGAATGGAGAATATGAGTGCAGTACCTTACTACCTGGATAAGGGGAGGAACGGGTATAAGTTAGGCCATGGCACCTTGTCGGATGGCATCATCCGCGATGGGCTGTGGGATCCTTACAAAGATTTTCACATGGGCAATGCCGCCGAGATCTGTGCTACTGAATACAGGATATCGCGGGAGGAACAGGACGAATATGCCTCGCGTAGTTACAAACTGGCAGCAGCAGCATTTGAGAAAGGATATTTTAAAGACGAGATCGTACCAGTAGAAATCCCCGGAAAAACAGTCGTTACAGTCGCCGAAGATGAAGATTATAAAAAGGTTAACTTCGAAAAGATCCCAACACTAAAACCCACATTCCAGAAAGACGGTACCATTACAGCTGCAAATGCTTCCAATATTAATGATGGAGCTGCCGCCGTCGTATTGGTAAGCGGAGAGAAGCTGCAAGAACTTGGTCTGAAGCCATTGGCAAAGATTATCAGTTTTGCAGATGCCTCGCAGGCACCGGAATGGTTCACCACTACCCCGGTAAAGGCGGTGAATAATGCACTGAAGAAAGCAGGTATGACAATTGACCAGATGGATTTTGCTGAGATTAATGAAGCATTTTCCTGTGTGCCGATTGCGAACCAGCGGGATCTGGGCCTGGATATGAACAAAGTAAATGTATGGGGTGGAGCAGTGGCTTTAGGGCACCCGGTCGGGTGTAGTGGAGCGAGGATCGTGGTAACCCTGAATTCCATTTTGCATCAGAATAATGCGAAGTATGGTGTAGCCGGGATTTGTAATGGGGGAGGAGGAGCGAGTGCTATCATCATCGAAAGAGTATAA
- the lepB gene encoding signal peptidase I, with translation MNLAFWKKNNEGQPKKKKSAIREWFDAAIFAIIAATLIRTFIFEAYTIPTPSMEKTLLVNDFLFVSKISYGPRIPMTPLAVPFTHHTLPFTKYSKAYSEAVHWKYRRLPGFSDVKRYDVVVFNFPEGDTVALENQDQSYYQMVRAYGRETVWEQNHVISRPVDKRENYIKRCMAVAGDTLTIKEGVVYINGQQAPIPSESERRYWVTTTGDALNPSRLDEMDIDAGTDGPYDSVKYRYNLTPAAAAILKSWPVVTNLVPFVNPNPEEVAVFPHDTAHYHWTEHNFGPLYIPKKGETVKIDATTIAFYDRIISVYEGNKLENRNGQIFINDQPATSYTFKMNYYWMMGDNRDNSLDSRYWGFVPEDHVVGKAWLIWMSYGKGSIRWSRLFRTIK, from the coding sequence ATGAACCTGGCTTTTTGGAAGAAGAATAACGAGGGTCAGCCAAAGAAGAAAAAATCTGCAATAAGAGAGTGGTTTGATGCAGCCATATTCGCTATCATCGCTGCTACCCTGATCCGCACTTTTATTTTTGAGGCATATACAATTCCTACCCCGTCTATGGAAAAAACTTTGCTTGTGAACGACTTCCTGTTCGTAAGCAAGATCAGTTACGGCCCACGTATCCCAATGACGCCACTGGCAGTACCATTTACCCATCACACCCTGCCGTTTACAAAGTATTCCAAAGCCTATTCTGAAGCAGTACACTGGAAATACAGACGTTTACCTGGATTCTCTGATGTAAAACGCTATGATGTAGTGGTGTTCAACTTCCCTGAAGGTGATACAGTGGCCCTGGAAAACCAGGACCAGAGCTACTACCAGATGGTGCGTGCTTATGGCCGCGAAACAGTGTGGGAGCAGAATCACGTGATTTCCCGCCCTGTGGATAAAAGAGAAAACTATATTAAGAGATGTATGGCTGTTGCAGGCGATACCCTCACTATAAAAGAAGGTGTTGTATACATCAACGGGCAGCAGGCGCCTATTCCATCAGAAAGTGAGCGCCGTTACTGGGTAACCACTACAGGTGATGCCCTGAACCCTTCCCGTCTGGATGAAATGGATATCGACGCAGGTACGGATGGTCCTTACGATTCTGTTAAGTACAGGTACAACCTGACACCAGCAGCAGCAGCGATCCTGAAGTCCTGGCCGGTGGTAACGAACCTCGTACCATTTGTAAATCCAAATCCTGAAGAAGTGGCTGTGTTCCCACATGATACTGCACACTACCACTGGACAGAACATAATTTCGGCCCGCTGTACATTCCTAAGAAAGGTGAAACCGTAAAGATCGATGCCACTACTATTGCTTTCTATGACCGTATTATCAGCGTGTACGAAGGCAATAAGCTGGAAAACAGGAACGGTCAGATCTTTATCAATGACCAACCTGCTACCTCCTATACATTCAAAATGAACTATTACTGGATGATGGGGGATAACCGCGATAACTCACTGGATTCCCGCTACTGGGGTTTTGTGCCGGAAGATCATGTGGTAGGTAAAGCGTGGTTGATCTGGATGAGCTATGGTAAAGGCAGTATTCGCTGGAGCCGTCTGTTCAGAACAATTAAGTAG
- a CDS encoding alpha/beta hydrolase yields MAKHLYLLSGMGSDERVFQNITFPDQYIVHFIPWLTPLPDETLAGYASRMTAHIPADEDITLVGVSLGGMLSVEIARQRPVRKVILISSIKTTAERPAYFNLVRRTRLLTLLALPDAILFGKHRDLMIPFFLNAESPAEKELLLDYARNTDFVYLRWAIKILIGWENEVIPSSLVHIHGGKDLTLPISTVKADYVIPDGGHFMVYNRAKEITDILKNELN; encoded by the coding sequence ATGGCCAAACACCTATACTTGTTAAGTGGTATGGGCTCCGATGAACGGGTGTTTCAGAACATTACTTTTCCGGATCAGTATATCGTCCATTTCATTCCCTGGCTCACCCCACTGCCGGACGAAACCCTTGCCGGCTACGCTTCCCGCATGACAGCACATATTCCTGCCGATGAAGATATTACCCTGGTGGGTGTATCCCTGGGAGGTATGCTATCAGTCGAAATAGCCCGCCAGCGCCCTGTGCGCAAAGTGATCCTGATCAGCAGTATCAAGACCACCGCAGAGCGCCCTGCCTATTTCAACCTGGTACGTCGTACCCGCCTGCTGACGTTACTGGCTTTGCCGGATGCCATCCTTTTTGGAAAGCACCGGGACCTGATGATCCCCTTCTTTTTGAATGCAGAATCACCGGCAGAGAAGGAATTACTCCTGGATTATGCGAGAAATACGGACTTTGTGTACCTCCGTTGGGCCATAAAGATCCTCATCGGTTGGGAAAATGAAGTGATACCTTCCTCTCTGGTGCACATCCATGGCGGTAAAGACCTAACTTTACCGATCAGTACTGTCAAAGCGGATTACGTGATCCCCGATGGCGGTCACTTTATGGTATATAACCGGGCAAAGGAAATTACCGACATACTAAAAAACGAGCTGAACTAA
- a CDS encoding DUF3575 domain-containing protein: MKQIYFLILLLCCMTTVKAQQKLTGLRVFVNVVSFTEPDGGPALGFEYRIKNNISAALEGQWILYNMNKYDRENYGFRITPDVKFFFPGRHQHYKWFFAAQALYKQVNNYENYIVPHIEDGSQVYEELVKYEQQKQVFALGGRFGFQSNFGGKNEKFFFEASVGVGLKWKWKHYTQGPPPETAYKEGNDWFHVDDGGGALPDIPFKVRFGYRF, translated from the coding sequence ATGAAACAAATTTACTTTCTCATATTGCTGCTATGCTGTATGACAACAGTGAAAGCACAACAAAAATTAACGGGGTTACGCGTATTCGTCAATGTAGTCTCCTTTACAGAACCCGATGGTGGACCTGCCCTGGGTTTTGAATACCGTATCAAAAATAATATCAGTGCAGCGCTGGAAGGGCAGTGGATTTTATACAACATGAATAAATACGACAGAGAAAATTATGGCTTTCGCATCACGCCGGATGTAAAGTTTTTTTTCCCTGGCAGGCATCAACATTATAAGTGGTTCTTTGCTGCACAGGCATTATATAAGCAGGTAAATAATTACGAGAATTATATCGTACCCCATATTGAAGATGGTAGCCAGGTGTATGAAGAACTGGTAAAATACGAACAGCAGAAACAGGTGTTTGCACTGGGAGGTCGCTTTGGATTTCAGTCTAACTTTGGTGGCAAGAATGAAAAGTTTTTCTTCGAAGCATCTGTTGGCGTAGGCCTGAAATGGAAGTGGAAACACTACACACAGGGACCGCCGCCGGAAACAGCTTATAAAGAAGGCAATGATTGGTTTCATGTCGATGACGGCGGTGGGGCATTACCAGACATTCCATTTAAAGTAAGATTCGGATATCGTTTTTAA